The following nucleotide sequence is from Melioribacteraceae bacterium.
AAACTTCAGAAGCTGTAAAAATTCTTTTTTCTTTTTTTATTGATAAAAAGAGAACAGCTTGAAGCCCTAATTCGCATGTTTTAGAGAAAATTACCGTCATAAATCAGAGTTTTTATTCTGATAAAAAATATTACTATTTCTTCTCTATTGCAAGTAAAATTATTTTGGGAAATCAGTACTTCTTAAGTGACGGTTTAGTTTCTTTACGCCACTTATCAAATTCTTCAACACGAGACAGGCGTTTTTCAACAATTTTGTACTCATGTATATCGAAGAATTTTTTTAAGGCTGGATCATGTTCTTCAACATTTTTAAAAGCTAAAACCGCATCTATCAGTTCGCCTGTTTTACGGTTCTTGAACTTATAGTAAACAAAAGCATCTTCGGCCATGCATTCCTCAAAAAAATGCGACATCAAAATTAAATGAGGGAAATTCAATTAGCAAAGGAATTTTTTAACAATATTTTTGTTTACCGATAATAACTTCTTTCTTTTTGAATAAATTTTAATTAAATATCTCTCCGCTGTTTCTGAATATAAAATGATACCTATCAAAATAATGCCTCAACCCGATGATGTAACTTGCGGACCGACAAGTCTTCATGCTGTATACCATTACTTTAATGATAAAATTTCACTACAAAAAGTTATTTCGGAAATTTCCTATTTAGAAGAAGGCGGAACCTTAGCAGTAATGCTCGCACTTCATGCACTTAGAAGAGGTTATGAAGCAAAAATTTATACTTATAACCTTTCGATGTTCGATCCAACTTGGTTCAATGAAAAAGTTGATATAGCAGCAAAGCTTGCTGAGCAACGTAAACATAAAAAAAGTAAAAAACTCCATAATGCAAGCGACGCTTACATTAAATTTCTTAATCTTGGTGGTACCCTTGAGTTTACAAATTTAACACCATCTCTGTTTAAAAAAGTTTTTGAAAAAAAACTTCCTATCCTAACCGGATTAAGTGCAACTTATTTATACAATTGCGCGCGAGAAGGTTGGGTTAATAATAAAGCAGTTTATGATGATGTTAGGGGTTATCCAACCGGTCATTTCGTAATTCTATCGGGTTATGATGAGGAAACCCGAAAGGTTGTTGTTGCTGATCCAAACAGAGAAAACCCGGTATCACATAACAATTACTACACAGTAAAGGTCAGCCGGTTGATAAATTCTATAATGTTAGGTATTCTAACATTTGACGCTAACTTATTAATAATAAATCCTAAAGGCAGATAAATTATGCGAAGTTTTGTCATCGTAAATAATCCGAAAGATTGGAATTTCAACATAGATAATGTGGAAGTAGTATCGGCAAAATCGTATTTAACCGAAACTGCATTTGCAGAGATAAAAAATGCACGTGTTTTTAATTTATGCAGATCTTATCGATATCAAGCAACAGGCTATTATGTTTCACTACTTGCTGAAGCTAGAGGACATCGTGCATTTCCGAACGTATCTACGATTCAAGATATTAAATCACAAACTATTGTTAGAATTATTTCAGACGACTTAGATGATCTAATTCAGAAAAGTTTAGGTAAAATTAAATCCGATGAGTTTGTATTGAGCATTTACTTCGGGCAGAATATGGCTCATCAGTATGAAAAGTTAACTTCACAATTATACAATTTATTCCAAGCGCCTCTAATTCGAGCAACATTTTCTTTTAATAAAAAATGGATACTACAGAGCATCTCCCCTATTCCGGTAAATGAAGTTCCGGAAAAACACAGACCGTTTTTAGAAGAATGTGCCGAAACATATTTTTCTAAGAAAAGAATT
It contains:
- a CDS encoding C39 family peptidase; amino-acid sequence: MIPIKIMPQPDDVTCGPTSLHAVYHYFNDKISLQKVISEISYLEEGGTLAVMLALHALRRGYEAKIYTYNLSMFDPTWFNEKVDIAAKLAEQRKHKKSKKLHNASDAYIKFLNLGGTLEFTNLTPSLFKKVFEKKLPILTGLSATYLYNCAREGWVNNKAVYDDVRGYPTGHFVILSGYDEETRKVVVADPNRENPVSHNNYYTVKVSRLINSIMLGILTFDANLLIINPKGR